One Malania oleifera isolate guangnan ecotype guangnan chromosome 10, ASM2987363v1, whole genome shotgun sequence genomic region harbors:
- the LOC131166696 gene encoding uncharacterized protein LOC131166696: MADSKMDPIKYVFEKPAVTGRMARWQMLLTEYDITYVTRKAIKGSIIAEYLADRAVNDYQSMEFDFPDQDIDSIDQEKEGNIGWMMLFDGATNVWGHGIGAVLISPEGKHYPVTAKLTFPCTNNIAKYEACVLGLQAAIDRGIKKLIVKGDSALVIYQLTGKWVESGIEIEPIRIRMHREPAYCIMIEEADGKPWFHDIKTYIHWKEYPIGASNNDRKTIRRLAMGFF; the protein is encoded by the exons ATGGCTGATTCTAAAATGGATCCGATTAAGTATGTTTTCGAGAAACCTGCAGTAACAGGACGGATGGCTCGTTGGCAAATGCTGTTGACTGAATATGATATTACATATGTGACGAGAAAAGCCATCAAAGGGAGCATTATAGCAGAATATTTGGCTGATAGGGCCGTTAATGATTACCAATCCATGGAGTTTGACTTCCcggatcaagatattgattcaattgatcaagaaaaggaaGGTAATATTGGGTGGATGATGCTATTTGATGGGGCAACCAACGTATGGGGGCATGGAATAGGGGCTGTACTCATATCACCAGAGGGTAAACATTACCCAGTCACAGCCAAACTCACCTTTCCGTGTACCAATAATATAGCCAAGTATGAAGCGTGCGTATTGGGCTTACAGGCGGCTATTGACCGAGgcattaaaaaattgattgtaaAAGGAGATTCCGCTTTGGTAATTTATCAGTTGACTGGAAAGTGG GTTGAGTCCGGAATAGAGATTGAACCCATTCGAATAAGGATGCATAGGGAGCCAGCATATTGTATAATGATAGAAGAAGCTGATGGAAAGCCATGGTTTcatgatatcaaaacatacattcaCTGGAAGGAGTATCCCATAGGAGCCTCTAATAATGACCGAAAGACAATTCGGAGGCTAGCTATGGGATTCTTCTAG
- the LOC131166697 gene encoding uncharacterized protein LOC131166697 — translation MENTMAYHEIESTVQQYSKSQQNKWGDSLTQKSIIELPARTFINIRSNPLDELKVIWKEWTPARRLKFSQTYGHIGFLLHVSVNIPAIKALVEFWNPPYRCFTMNGIDLTPTIEEYTSLLHLVKLQTPYKPYVHDASVSFVKEMYDAVGVKIQKTFSEGGAEVRKISWKQLKEIIEKEEKEEVQIHMMALAIYGLIIFPKELKMIDQATVSFVAQVRNGINPVQDILAEFSDHSTTAESGGHLSSNKGGFRSIFSVIRIPLAEFEDTQLKEQLDKSKWNTKMCGLIDSGVTWLAPWMVHSNMIYRCGNLPWVPLLGPWGGIAYAPLMVRRQFGASQFVPMTHGLADSDFAYETGDTQNQIRKFMVAWKHVNLIDPSDGIATVQGNYEAW, via the exons ATGGAGAACACAATGGCTTACCATGAGATTGAGTCCACAGTACAACAatattcaaaaagtcaacagaacaAGTGGGGTGACAGTCTTACTCAGAAATCTATCATCGAACTACCAGCCCGGACTTTCATCAACATAAGATCCAATCCGTTAGATGAGCTAAAAGTCATTTGGAAGGAATGGACCCCGGCACGCcgtttaaaattctctcaaacataTGGGCACATTGGTTTCTTGTTGCATGTATCGGTAAATATCCCTGCCATAAAAGCACTGGTCGAGTTCTGGAATCCACCATATCGTTGCTTTACAATGAATGGTATCGACTTGACACCAACCATCGAGGAGTATACTTCGCTTTTGCATCTAGTCAAGTTACAGACACCATACAAACCATATGTGCATGATGCTAGTGTTTCGTTCGTGAAGGAGATGTACGATGCTGTCGGGGTCAAAATCCAGAAAACATTCTCAGAGGGAGGTGCAGAAGTAAGGAAAATCTCTTGGAAGCAGTTGAAAGAAATAatcgaaaaagaagaaaaagaagaggttcAAATACATATGATGGCATTAGCTATTTACGGTTTgatcatttttccaaaagaactaAAGATGATTGATCAAGCTACTGTTTCGTTTGTAGCACAAGTACGTAACGGGATTAACCCCGTTCAAGACATCCTGGCAGAATTTTCAGATCACTCAACAACTGCAGAATCAGGAG GTCACTTATCGTCTAACAAAGGGGGCTTCCGTAGTATTTTCTCAGTGATCCGAATCCCTTTGGCTGAATTTGAGGATacccaattaaaggagcagttagaTAAATCTAAATGGAACACAAAAATGTGTGGCTTGATCGACTCAGGGGTAACTTGGCTGGCGCCATGGATGGTCCACTCTAACATGATATATCGGTGTGGAAATCTTCCATGGGTTCCATTACTAGGCCCATGGGGAGGGATAGCATATGCCCCTTTGATGGTCAGAAGGCAATTTGGGGCATCTCAGTTTGTGCCTATGACTCACGGATTGGCTGACTCGGACTTTGCATATGAAACAGGAGACACTCAAAACCAGATTAGAAAATTTATGGTGGCGTGGAAGCATGTGAACCTAATAGACCCGAGTGATGGAATTGCCACAGTCCAAGGAAATTATGAAGCATGGTGA